The Plectropomus leopardus isolate mb unplaced genomic scaffold, YSFRI_Pleo_2.0 unplaced_scaffold28989, whole genome shotgun sequence genome contains the following window.
GACTGTTAGCTTTTGTCCTTTTCATACTCATTAGTGCGACATTTCATGAatgccttgaaggaattttctcaaatttggcacaaacgtctttTTGGAATCAACAATAAATTAATTCGATTATGCTGGTCAGATGTCACTGTGGTagtgcaatatctcaagaacatcttgagggaattttcctTGAATTTTcgcacttggactcaacaatgaactaattagatttcAGTGGTTAAAGGTCTATCACCTTATATACATCCCAATTTCCTGAAGACAATATGTCAAGAACATCGTGAGGGAATTTCCttagatttggcacaaatgtccgcTTGGATTTAATGATGAGAAATTTTAATTGAGTTGCTGTGACCATCCAGCTCATTCTTTTAAGCGTGGTATCTTTAAAACTccttgagagattttttttttcaaaatttgacataaacatccacttggactcgatGAAAATTCATTAGAATTTGGGCGTCAAAGGTGACTGTGAgcttttgtccatttttttctcagtgtgatatctcaagaaggccttttctcaaatttggcacagacgttCACTTggatttaattttgaaaagataataaattggtgctcaaaggtcactgtgactgcaTCCAGCTCATTCTTGTAGGTGTGACATTTTAAGGAAATCTTGAGGGGatatcttcaaattttgcacaaacgtccacttggactcagtgatataactgtgaccttgtgtatgtcttattcttgtgagtgcaatatctcaacaacaccttgatggaatttctttaaattcagtGCACATCTATTTGGACTTAGCAATgtacttattatattttagcaTTCAAAGGTCACCGTaaccttgtgtccatctcattctctcATTCTGAGCGTGATATCCCAATAACACAGAATTCAtaaggtgatgatgatgaaaatttCACTCAAAAGTCTAATAGCATAAAacgatgaagtgatgacattttatatccaaaaggtcagcATCATGAtgcagaaggggagacatttggtcaaatactgAACTGTTGACATGACATGgttgtaaactgtaactgcatcTTGACTGGTGTGCGGAGGCATACAGTCACGAGGCGctaatatttgttttgcatcatcTTTATTTGAAAAACCACAGGAACATTTTCAGAAGGttaaaataacatcaacaaATTAACATCAACAATCTGTCTTTACTTTAAGTAAAACGTATCCTAATAAACCCACTCAGGCTGCAGCATGCCACGCAGAAGCATGCTTTCTTAATGCAGACAGCAAAACCAGACAAAAGGTGTGGCGCAAAAGGAGACACTGAATTATGAGACAATGTCATGCAAAGCCCAACAAACTGGCTTGTAGCTTGGCAAAAATAatactgtgaaaacacaaaaaataccacAGTAGTCGTTGGGCACACCCTGTTTTTACGCCTCCTTTTGCAGCACATACCTGAGGCGAAGACCGTGGCCGACAGGGAGGGTACGTGTTGTGGGTGGAGACAGTTTCGGGATGGGTTTAAGGTCTCTGACAGAAACGATCTAAAGAGTGAACCCAGTGTTTCAAATCTGACAGTGAGTGAAGAGCACACCTGTGATCCGGACAGGTAAGCAGGTTTTATTACTCGGAAGTTTACTGACAAATATTGTTTGGTGCATCTTTTCTAAAAGGCTCCACTGcattgtaaaataatgtaatcaTGCTCTGTTGCAGACCGTACCGGCAGCAATATGAGTGAATCAGCAGAAGCTTTGGCTGCTAACATAAAAAGCCGAAGAAATATCACCATTGAGCTCACCAACCTCACCAGCAACTTCTACCTCGCCGACCCCAAGTAAGTGTACTAAAAaggcaagatttttttttttttttttttaaaaagagcacaTTTCCTTTGCatgaattgatttaaaaaaaaaaaaggttaaagatTCATTAGCTAGTTTTTGATCTGACTTTTATCcccttttctgccttttttgtaCTTCCAAAAAAGGGTTTACCTGGATAGTGGTAGTGTCCACAGCCCGCCCGAGCCCACCGTGCGCTCCATGAGAAAAGAGTTGTGCAACTTCACAAAGACAAGCACCTCAACCAGCGGGGCAGTGGGCGTCCTGACCTATGACCTGCTTAGGTACAGGGAAGACAATGCCATAGAGAGAATAGCCATCATGTTCTCTGTGCCCTACGACTACAACTTGTACGAGAACTGGCTGGCCTTGGGAATCTTCAACCCGGACAAGGAGTGCAACGAAGGGCTG
Protein-coding sequences here:
- the LOC121938249 gene encoding DELTA-stichotoxin-Hcr4a-like, producing the protein MSESAEALAANIKSRRNITIELTNLTSNFYLADPKVYLDSGSVHSPPEPTVRSMRKELCNFTKTSTSTSGAVGVLTYDLLRYREDNAIERIAIMFSVPYDYNLYENWLALGIFNPDKECNEGLYKEMYYNKEQTGFVREKPNGSSLTYEGRNVDIKATMSPLGRAIMKVEVWDKLFSPHGQHL